In Kitasatospora gansuensis, a genomic segment contains:
- a CDS encoding IS701 family transposase has protein sequence MEGLSDKNVPEHIWGDVADDFVTEFSRRMLASLKRRDQRARGEWYISGLLSVPGRKSMRALAAVAGYGAAEQSLHHFISDSSWRWGPVRQALGKHLDRVLLPQAWVLNSMAIPKAGEHSVGVEESFRTELGRVVNSQQAYGVWLASEDMSAPVNWGLVLPADWLANEERRKRAKIPDEVSATTPELCAVNSVIELAGPDWGLRRRPAVLDARELDAPVLVEEFCRRGVPFVMRVSGSTRLVGFDGSLPGRGERVFQAQQLIEWAKRFSRPVGWVDPEYSITRSILVSGTRVTMPTVRRPGVVAPPERALALVGGWSGAKGKPAELWLSNLVDVPPVALLRLGRLTRRVAKDFAEVSGRVGMRDFEGRSYAGWHRHATLCSVAHAISVLSTARRQGFDKSQELSA, from the coding sequence GTGGAAGGTCTAAGCGACAAGAACGTTCCTGAGCACATCTGGGGAGACGTGGCGGATGACTTCGTGACGGAGTTCTCCCGCCGGATGCTGGCCTCGCTGAAGCGCCGTGACCAGCGGGCCAGGGGCGAGTGGTACATCTCGGGGCTGCTCTCGGTGCCCGGCCGCAAGTCGATGCGCGCCCTGGCGGCGGTGGCCGGCTACGGCGCCGCCGAGCAGAGCCTGCACCACTTCATCAGCGACTCCTCCTGGCGCTGGGGGCCGGTCCGGCAGGCGCTGGGCAAGCACCTCGACCGCGTCCTGCTGCCGCAGGCCTGGGTGCTCAACTCGATGGCCATCCCGAAGGCCGGCGAGCACTCGGTCGGCGTCGAGGAGTCCTTCCGGACCGAGCTCGGCCGAGTGGTCAACAGCCAGCAGGCGTACGGTGTCTGGCTCGCCAGCGAGGACATGAGCGCGCCGGTGAACTGGGGGCTGGTGCTCCCGGCGGACTGGCTGGCCAACGAGGAGCGCCGCAAGCGCGCCAAGATCCCGGACGAAGTCTCGGCCACCACACCGGAGTTGTGCGCGGTGAACAGCGTGATCGAGCTGGCCGGGCCGGACTGGGGGCTGCGCCGCCGCCCGGCCGTGCTGGACGCGCGTGAGCTCGACGCGCCCGTCCTGGTGGAGGAGTTCTGCCGCCGCGGGGTCCCGTTCGTGATGCGGGTGAGCGGCTCGACCAGGCTGGTCGGCTTCGACGGCAGCCTGCCGGGCCGGGGTGAACGGGTCTTCCAGGCCCAGCAGTTGATCGAGTGGGCGAAACGCTTCTCCCGCCCGGTCGGTTGGGTGGACCCGGAGTACTCGATCACCAGGTCGATACTCGTGAGCGGGACCAGGGTCACCATGCCGACGGTCCGCCGGCCCGGCGTGGTGGCCCCGCCCGAGCGGGCGCTGGCCCTGGTCGGCGGCTGGTCCGGCGCCAAGGGCAAGCCCGCCGAGCTCTGGCTCTCCAATCTGGTGGACGTACCGCCGGTGGCGCTGCTCCGGCTGGGGCGGCTCACCCGACGGGTGGCCAAGGACTTCGCCGAGGTCAGCGGGCGGGTCGGGATGCGGGACTTCGAGGGCCGCTCGTACGCCGGCTGGCACCGGCACGCCACGCTCTGCTCGGTGGCCCACGCGATCTCGGTGCTCTCCACCGCGCGTCGGCAGGGTTTCGACAAGTCCCAGGAGCTCTCGGCCTGA
- a CDS encoding ScbR family autoregulator-binding transcription factor, translating into MPRQERAQRTRQLLIEAASASFDQAGFAMTGLNDVIRPTGISKGALYFHFGSKEQLAEAVMAESRAGLREAIRSARHSSDCPLQYLIDLSHGLARRLAEDVVFRAGLRLTDDGALAEKLRPNPHPGWALMIRRLLDRAAARQGLRPEILTDESAALLAAAGAGVEALARRDPDWLSSRVISLLWQAVLPALTTPEGLARLRTTPVEHERAGVPAPGRPHPTDELRPDRPVATLAATPATRGVPGPDDTPSTPKGRPRVEAGRSGAPGHPAASADTPDRSISSRYQGT; encoded by the coding sequence ATGCCCCGTCAGGAACGGGCGCAGCGCACCCGCCAACTGCTCATCGAGGCCGCCTCGGCCTCCTTCGACCAGGCGGGCTTCGCCATGACGGGGCTCAACGACGTCATCAGGCCCACCGGCATCTCCAAAGGCGCGCTGTACTTCCACTTCGGCTCCAAGGAGCAGCTGGCCGAGGCCGTGATGGCCGAGTCCAGAGCCGGACTGCGCGAGGCGATCCGCTCCGCCCGGCACTCCAGCGACTGCCCACTGCAGTACCTGATCGACCTGAGCCACGGCCTGGCCAGGAGACTGGCCGAGGACGTGGTCTTCCGGGCCGGGCTCCGGCTCACCGACGACGGCGCGCTCGCCGAGAAGCTGCGGCCCAACCCGCACCCCGGCTGGGCGCTGATGATCCGCCGGCTGCTGGACCGGGCCGCGGCCCGCCAGGGCCTGCGGCCCGAGATCCTCACCGATGAGAGCGCGGCCCTGCTGGCGGCCGCCGGCGCCGGCGTGGAGGCCCTCGCCAGGCGTGACCCGGACTGGCTCAGCTCCCGGGTGATCTCGCTGCTCTGGCAGGCCGTGCTGCCCGCCCTGACCACCCCCGAGGGGTTGGCCAGGCTGCGCACCACGCCGGTCGAGCACGAGCGGGCCGGCGTGCCCGCACCGGGCCGCCCGCACCCGACCGACGAGCTCCGGCCCGACCGCCCGGTCGCCACCCTGGCCGCCACGCCGGCCACCCGCGGCGTGCCGGGCCCGGACGACACGCCCAGCACGCCGAAGGGCCGGCCTCGGGTCGAGGCCGGCCGGTCCGGCGCGCCGGGTCACCCGGCCGCTTCCGCCGACACGCCCGACCGAAGCATCAGTTCGCGGTACCAGGGGACGTGA
- a CDS encoding ScbA/BarX family gamma-butyrolactone biosynthesis protein: MDPELHEQTVPRRLVHRASISEVMLTGWRQTGADRFLLGAQWPRSHSFYRPIAGCYDPLLLAETIRQSAMLISHAGYGVPTDYPFLLWSLSYRAEPTAMVVGQTPANLTISATCQDIRFRRGIMAGMQYETVIHRGATRLGTGSLRMDCMAPDTYARLRAPQLAQRMPDMVPPQGEYQDDKANSVLVPTGEWYTWRLQADRRHPVLFDHPVDHVPGMVIVEAMRQAANSVAGVAAVAPFEMDTNFIRYAELHLPVFVRAFPGPIGPNGELSVRVTVEQDGVSVATGQLMTRQIVREESREELLAVQKVG; this comes from the coding sequence ATGGATCCGGAGCTCCACGAGCAGACCGTGCCGCGACGTCTTGTGCATCGGGCCTCGATATCCGAGGTCATGCTCACCGGATGGCGCCAGACCGGCGCCGACCGGTTTCTGCTGGGCGCCCAATGGCCGAGGTCACACAGTTTCTACCGGCCGATCGCAGGATGCTATGACCCGCTGCTGCTGGCCGAGACGATCCGGCAGTCCGCGATGCTGATCTCCCATGCCGGGTACGGAGTTCCTACGGACTACCCGTTCCTGCTCTGGAGCCTCTCGTACCGGGCCGAGCCGACCGCCATGGTGGTCGGTCAGACCCCGGCCAATCTGACGATCAGCGCGACCTGCCAGGACATCCGGTTCCGCCGGGGAATCATGGCCGGAATGCAGTACGAGACGGTGATCCACCGTGGCGCCACCCGGCTGGGGACGGGGTCCTTGCGGATGGACTGCATGGCCCCCGACACCTACGCCCGGCTCCGCGCACCGCAGTTGGCCCAGCGGATGCCCGACATGGTGCCGCCGCAGGGCGAGTACCAGGACGACAAGGCCAACTCGGTGCTGGTGCCCACCGGCGAGTGGTACACCTGGCGGCTCCAGGCCGACCGCCGGCACCCGGTGCTGTTCGACCACCCGGTCGACCACGTGCCGGGCATGGTGATCGTCGAGGCGATGCGGCAGGCCGCGAACAGCGTCGCCGGCGTGGCCGCGGTGGCCCCGTTCGAGATGGACACCAATTTCATCCGTTACGCGGAACTGCACCTGCCGGTATTCGTCCGGGCATTCCCCGGGCCGATCGGCCCGAACGGCGAGCTGAGCGTCCGGGTCACCGTCGAACAGGACGGAGTCTCGGTCGCCACCGGCCAGTTGATGACCCGCCAGATCGTCCGGGAGGAATCCCGGGAGGAATTGCTCGCGGTCCAGAAGGTCGGCTGA
- a CDS encoding AtaL-like protein, whose protein sequence is MSAVTIAWTIPVNSGATPECEQLDARGLWRQLLAKAENPVPYLPAITECTVLDRFSGGFTRSIVRDGRTVFQRVEVEPGESVLYRQPADPEIKAIGNRIDRTEDGALALTISVELAPAGIERAVRESRFLEAADAYFTDALRASIDEIRAAGPALDAPSAGLTHAA, encoded by the coding sequence ATGTCAGCGGTGACCATCGCCTGGACCATACCGGTCAATTCCGGGGCGACCCCCGAGTGCGAACAGCTCGATGCCCGAGGGCTCTGGCGGCAGTTGCTGGCGAAGGCGGAGAATCCTGTTCCGTATCTTCCCGCGATCACCGAGTGCACGGTGCTCGACCGTTTCTCCGGCGGGTTCACCCGCAGCATCGTGCGGGACGGCCGGACGGTGTTCCAGCGGGTCGAGGTCGAGCCGGGGGAGTCGGTGCTCTACCGGCAGCCGGCGGATCCGGAGATCAAGGCGATCGGCAACCGGATCGACCGGACCGAGGACGGCGCGCTGGCGCTGACCATCTCGGTCGAGCTGGCCCCGGCCGGCATCGAGCGGGCGGTCCGGGAGAGCAGGTTCCTGGAGGCCGCGGACGCCTACTTCACCGACGCGCTGCGGGCCTCGATCGACGAGATCCGGGCGGCCGGCCCGGCCCTCGACGCTCCGTCCGCCGGGCTGACCCACGCGGCTTGA
- a CDS encoding NAD-dependent epimerase/dehydratase family protein: protein MGHPKGVLITGGTGFIGSRVLGLIAAETTPDAPVKVLTNRRSLPLAELGTVQPFHGNLADAASLYGACEGVDTVVHLASQIGGDPDSLRRVNQLGTEALLAEAARAGVRRVLYLSTTAVYRDGVHRNLTEYQPDLVPGSETSRTRLAAERAVLAAGGVVIRPHLVYGTGDTWVVPAVVDLLDRLPHWIDGGRARMSAIAVEDLARPIAALARQCWEPVPGGQVYHASHPEPVVMRELVTRVCEALGRPLPEGELTLEEARRRLEGVGSVSWGRRLSLLAIEHRYESSRLWLRTGCDPGPGLAARFPGHVPWYRELMLRSGVSAEAAG, encoded by the coding sequence GTGGGACACCCCAAAGGTGTGCTGATCACCGGCGGCACCGGATTCATCGGAAGTCGGGTGCTCGGTCTGATCGCGGCCGAGACGACACCGGACGCTCCGGTCAAAGTGCTGACGAATCGTCGCTCCCTTCCACTGGCCGAATTAGGCACCGTGCAACCGTTCCACGGCAATCTCGCCGACGCCGCCTCCCTGTACGGCGCCTGCGAAGGTGTGGACACGGTCGTTCATCTCGCGTCACAGATCGGTGGTGACCCGGATTCCCTGCGCCGGGTGAACCAGCTGGGTACCGAGGCACTGCTCGCCGAAGCCGCCAGGGCGGGGGTTCGGCGAGTGCTCTACCTCAGTACTACAGCGGTCTACCGGGACGGCGTACACCGGAACTTGACGGAGTATCAGCCGGATCTGGTGCCCGGATCGGAGACCAGCAGGACCAGGCTGGCGGCCGAACGGGCGGTGCTCGCGGCGGGCGGTGTGGTGATCAGGCCGCACCTGGTCTACGGGACGGGTGACACCTGGGTCGTCCCGGCGGTGGTGGATCTGCTGGACCGGCTGCCGCACTGGATCGACGGCGGGCGGGCCAGGATGTCGGCCATCGCGGTGGAGGACCTGGCCCGGCCGATCGCGGCGCTGGCCCGGCAGTGCTGGGAGCCCGTGCCGGGCGGGCAGGTCTACCACGCGAGTCACCCGGAGCCCGTCGTCATGCGGGAGTTGGTGACCCGGGTCTGTGAGGCCCTGGGGCGTCCGCTGCCCGAGGGCGAGCTCACCCTGGAGGAGGCCCGACGGCGGCTGGAGGGCGTCGGGTCCGTCTCCTGGGGGCGGCGGCTGTCACTGCTGGCGATCGAGCACCGGTACGAGAGCAGCCGGCTCTGGCTGCGTACCGGCTGCGACCCGGGCCCGGGCCTGGCGGCCCGGTTCCCCGGTCACGTCCCCTGGTACCGCGAACTGATGCTTCGGTCGGGCGTGTCGGCGGAAGCGGCCGGGTGA
- a CDS encoding SDR family oxidoreductase: MTARFDGKVALVTGGGSGIGRATALAFAREGATVMVAGREPHELRETVALIEKEGGTADCARADVTHGMDVIKLIRSTVERHGGLHVAFNNAGVMGQASPLAEVCEAVWGDILATNLTGAWLLMKHEIAHMKANGGGVIINTAANISIHGRVPGFGAFAASKAALSTLTRSAAREYIKDGIRINAISPGTVDTDQERRSDETEQQRAERVRAGVPVGRVARTEEIADTVLWLASQDARFVVGHDLVLDGGATA; this comes from the coding sequence ATGACCGCACGATTCGACGGCAAGGTCGCCCTGGTCACCGGCGGCGGCTCCGGTATCGGCCGGGCCACCGCGCTGGCCTTCGCCCGTGAGGGTGCCACCGTCATGGTGGCCGGCCGGGAGCCGCACGAGCTGCGGGAGACCGTGGCGCTGATCGAGAAGGAGGGCGGCACCGCCGACTGCGCCCGGGCCGACGTCACGCACGGGATGGACGTCATCAAGCTGATCCGCTCCACGGTCGAGCGGCACGGCGGTCTGCACGTCGCCTTCAACAACGCCGGCGTGATGGGACAGGCCAGCCCGCTGGCCGAGGTCTGCGAGGCGGTCTGGGGTGACATCCTGGCCACCAACCTGACCGGCGCCTGGCTGCTGATGAAGCACGAGATCGCGCACATGAAAGCGAACGGCGGCGGCGTCATCATCAACACCGCGGCCAACATCAGCATCCACGGCCGGGTGCCCGGCTTCGGCGCCTTCGCGGCCTCCAAGGCCGCGCTCTCCACACTGACCCGCTCCGCCGCCCGGGAGTACATCAAGGACGGCATCCGGATCAACGCGATCAGCCCCGGCACGGTCGACACCGACCAGGAGCGGCGCTCCGACGAGACCGAGCAGCAGCGCGCCGAGCGGGTCAGAGCCGGGGTGCCGGTCGGCCGGGTCGCCAGGACCGAGGAGATCGCCGACACGGTGCTCTGGCTGGCCAGCCAGGACGCCCGCTTCGTGGTCGGCCACGACCTGGTGCTGGACGGCGGGGCCACCGCCTGA
- a CDS encoding shikimate dehydrogenase, with the protein MRTEQPPVLESSVPPRQTVRRAAVLGSPVGQSLTPVMHRAALAAMGLDWSYQSIECDETELSDVLATPGAGLAGLSIGMPLKRAVLPLIDEVSDLALDVGGANTVVYRGGRSYGDNTDVYAMLTALQEAGVGSPGSAVVLGAGSTACSALAALRELGVLEPSVVVREQSRAAEATAAAGRLGIAVDVHTFGELHQLLPGAGLVISTLPAGAADPFATAVMHTRAAVFDVVGSAWPTRLAKAAGFAGATVVDGLSFVVHQAARQLELMTGRSDVPIQVMRRAAHAELLQRAD; encoded by the coding sequence ATGCGCACCGAACAGCCACCAGTGCTGGAGAGCAGCGTGCCGCCCCGCCAGACGGTCCGTCGCGCGGCGGTACTCGGCTCCCCCGTCGGCCAGTCGCTCACCCCGGTCATGCACCGCGCGGCGCTCGCCGCGATGGGGCTGGACTGGAGCTACCAGAGCATCGAGTGCGACGAGACCGAGCTGTCCGACGTGCTGGCAACGCCGGGCGCCGGCCTGGCCGGGCTCTCCATCGGCATGCCGCTGAAGCGCGCGGTGCTGCCACTGATCGACGAGGTCAGCGACCTGGCCCTGGACGTCGGCGGCGCGAACACCGTGGTCTACCGCGGCGGCCGCAGCTACGGCGACAACACCGACGTGTACGCGATGCTCACCGCGCTGCAGGAGGCCGGGGTCGGCTCACCCGGCTCCGCGGTGGTGCTCGGCGCCGGCTCGACCGCCTGCTCGGCGCTCGCCGCGCTGCGTGAACTCGGCGTACTGGAGCCCTCGGTGGTGGTCCGGGAGCAGAGCCGCGCGGCCGAGGCCACGGCGGCGGCCGGCCGGCTGGGCATCGCGGTGGACGTGCACACCTTCGGCGAGCTGCACCAACTGCTGCCCGGCGCCGGGCTGGTGATCTCCACCCTGCCGGCCGGGGCCGCCGACCCGTTCGCCACGGCCGTGATGCACACCCGGGCGGCGGTCTTCGACGTGGTCGGCTCGGCCTGGCCGACCCGGCTGGCGAAGGCGGCCGGGTTCGCGGGCGCCACGGTGGTCGACGGGCTGTCCTTCGTGGTCCACCAGGCCGCCCGGCAGCTCGAGTTGATGACCGGCCGGAGCGATGTCCCGATCCAGGTCATGCGCCGCGCCGCCCACGCCGAGCTGCTCCAGCGGGCGGACTGA
- the wrbA gene encoding NAD(P)H:quinone oxidoreductase: protein MTNVAIIYYSSTGHVHKLAEEAAAAAAKAGAEVRLRKVAELAPAAVVATKQEWADHVEATKDVVEVTLDDLEWADVVLFGTPTRFGLPAAQLKQFIDTTGGLWFQGKLVNKVVSSFTSTSTLHGGQESTLLALNNTFYHWGAIIVAPGYSDGIQFAPSNGNPYGTSHVSNNLVGAPNEENLEAIAYQTRRAVQIATALKVGLAAA, encoded by the coding sequence GTGACCAACGTCGCCATCATCTACTACTCGTCCACCGGCCACGTGCACAAGCTGGCGGAGGAGGCCGCGGCGGCCGCCGCGAAGGCGGGCGCCGAGGTCCGGCTGCGTAAGGTCGCCGAGCTGGCCCCGGCCGCCGTGGTCGCCACCAAGCAGGAGTGGGCCGACCACGTCGAGGCCACCAAGGACGTCGTCGAGGTCACCCTCGACGACCTGGAGTGGGCCGACGTCGTCCTGTTCGGCACCCCGACCCGGTTCGGCCTGCCGGCCGCCCAGCTCAAGCAGTTCATCGACACCACCGGTGGCCTGTGGTTCCAGGGCAAGCTGGTGAACAAGGTGGTCTCCTCGTTCACCTCCACCTCCACCCTGCACGGTGGCCAGGAGAGCACCCTGCTCGCGCTGAACAACACCTTCTACCACTGGGGCGCGATCATCGTGGCCCCCGGCTACTCGGACGGGATCCAGTTCGCGCCGAGCAACGGCAACCCGTACGGCACCAGCCACGTCTCCAACAACCTGGTCGGCGCGCCGAACGAGGAGAACCTCGAGGCGATCGCGTACCAGACCCGGCGTGCGGTGCAGATCGCCACGGCGCTGAAGGTCGGCCTGGCCGCCGCCTGA